The following are encoded in a window of Megalops cyprinoides isolate fMegCyp1 chromosome 16, fMegCyp1.pri, whole genome shotgun sequence genomic DNA:
- the gc2 gene encoding retinal guanylyl cyclase 2 has protein sequence MRYRLRPFHSLLHEWTRKGPTTPDAKRPESPFRPHGACLLWLLLAALCLPSSTQAAVFWVGVVGPWSCDPLFAKALPRAAAQLAVDRINKDSSLSLPSTFNYVILDEDCQTSRALRVFMDYQTRVSAFVGPTNPGYCDSASLLGKSWNKAVFSWACIGHELDDSRSHSTLVRTAPSPIWVLLSFLRHFRWAHVGVVSSVEEGWVETADKVANALRSHGLSARIVATVTNDPDSVGQTLADVKRVDDLRVVILCMHSVLIGGETQRLLLEKAHDMQMTEGSLVFVPYDTLLYSLPYHNVRHPALRNNSKLLRAYDAVLTVTMESEEDTFYQAYQEAMDRGEIPTNFKPYQVSPLFGTIYNSILLMAYAMQSVRLSGAWVSAANLVRHSRSLDFYGFNQRIRTNASGAGMTDFVVLDTDGRSWELHPTHQVDTETGMLRFLGRAVHFPRGVSPKTDSNCWFTHGILCTGGVDLFSAVMALVMLYSVLIGLLGFMYAVRRRINQLRLVRGPNKIKLTLADLTFINPSISNQVSSAGFQRGQEAEGSLLNTAEGQSNADRSIKSVVSCSSVTPVTHENSNVAIYEGDWAWLKRLPYGTFSVINPKTSDVFELMKDLRHENVNPFLGFFHDCDIFGIVTEFCSRGSMEDLLQNQDVKLDWMFKSSLLLDLIKGMKYLHHRNICHGRLKSRNCVVDGRFVLKVTDYGYNEVLDAQKFPYVEPPAEELLWTAPEILRGSYPGLYGTLPGDVYSFAIIVQEVVMRGPPFCMLELSAQELIQKIKKPPPLCRPMVTADHAPVECIQLMKLSWNEHPEKRPTFEEIYNQFKNVNKGKKTNIIDSMLRMLEQYSSNLEDLIRERTEELEIEKQKTEKLLTQMLPPSVAQALKVGCTVEPEHFDNVTLYFSDIVGFTTISANSEPIEVVDLLNDLYTLFDAIIGNHDVYKVETIGDAYMVASGLPVPNGNRHAAEIANMALDILSAVGTFKMRHMPDVPVRIRIGLHSGPCVAGVVGLTMPRYCLFGDTVNTASRMEATGMPYRIHVSHSTVKILRDLNMGYKVQLRGKTEMKGKTMEETYWLIGKTGFTKPLPAPPDQKSEQMAHGLQLEEMAQYKKQEMTKDFKLLLQKAVRKISTVRQVAQLTVVDEGNVMMHHH, from the exons ATGCGATACCGGCTCCGTCCCTTCCACAGTTTACTGCATGAATGGACGAGGAAAGGACCAACGACCCCTGACGCCAAGCGCCCCGAGTCCCCCTTCCGTCCCCATGGGGCCTGTCTTCTCTGGCTCCTACTGGCTGCGCTCTGCCTCCCGAGTTCGACCCAGGCAGCCGTTTTCTGGGTGGGCGTGGTGGGGCcatggtcatgtgaccctcTCTTTGCCAAGGCACTGCCCAGAGCTGCGGCGCAGCTGGCTGTGGACAGGATCAACAAGGACAGCTCTCTGTCACTGCCCTCCACCTTCAACTACGTCATCCTGGACGAGGACTGCCAGACATCCCGGGCTCTGAGGGTGTTCATGGACTACCAGACCCGGGTGTCCGCCTTTGTGGGGCCCACCAACCCCGGCTACTGTGACTCGGCCTCTCTGCTGGGCAAGAGCTGGAACAAGGCCGTGTTCTCCTGGGCCTGCATCGGCCACGAGCTGGACGACTCCCGCAGCCACTCCACTCTGGTCCGCACAGCGCCCTCGCCCATCTGGGTGTTGCTCAGCTTCCTGCGCCACTTCCGCTGGGCGCATGTGGGCGTCGTCTCATCAGTGGAGGAGGGCTGGGTTGAGACGGCCGACAAGGTGGCCAACGCTCTGCGCAGCCACGGCCTGTCTGCACGCATTGTGGCCACCGTGACCAATGACCCTGACAGCGTGGGTCAGACCCTAGCCGATGTCAAGAGGGTGGACGACCTACGTG TGGTGATCCTCTGCATGCACTCGGTGCTGATTGGTGGGGAGACGcagaggctgctgctggagaaggccCACGACATGCAGATGACGGAGGGCTCCCTGGTGTTTGTGCCCTACGACACGTTGCTGTACAGCCTGCCGTACCACAACGTGCGGCACCCGGCCCTGCGCAACAACAGCAAGCTGCTCCGCGCCTACGACGCCGTACTCACCGTCACCATGGAGTCCGAGGAGGACACCTTTTACCAGGCCTACCAGGAGGCCATGGACCGCGGGGAGATCCCTACCAACTTCAAGCCGTACCAG GTGTCCCCTCTGTTCGGCACCATCTACAACTCCATTCTGCTCATGGCCTATGCCATGCAGAGTGTGCGGCTCTCGGGGGCGTGGGTGTCGGCGGCCAATCTGGTGCGACACTCCCGCAGCCTCGACTTCTACGGCTTCAACCAGCGCATCCGCACCAACGCCTCCGGCGCTGGCATGACCGACTTTGTGGTGCTGGACACGGATGGGCGGTCTTGGGAGCTGCACCCCACCCACCAGGTGGACACGGAGACGGGGATGCTGAGGTTCCTGGGCCGGGCCGTCCACTTCCCCCGCGGGGTCTCCCCGAAAACAGACTCCAATTGCTGGTTCACCCATGGTATCCTCTGCACTGGAG GAGTGGACCTGTTCTCCGCAGTCATGGCCCTTGTGATGCTCTACTCCGTGCTGATCGGTTTGCTGGGGTTCATGTACGCTGTAAG GAGACGCATCAACCAGTTGCGGCTGGTCCGTGGTCCCAACAAGATCAAGCTGACCCTGGCGGACCTCACTTTCATCAACCCGTCCATAAGCAACCAGGTCAGCTCTGCTGGGTTTCAAAGGGGCCAGGAAGCGGAGGGGTCTCTACTGAACACAGCTGAGGGGCAG TCCAATGCTGACCGCAGCATTAAATCAGTAGTTTCCTGCTCCAGTGTCACCCCAGTCACCCACGAGAACTCCAATGTGGCCATCTATGAG GGAGACTGGGCTTGGTTGAAAAGACTGCCATATGGAACCTTCTCAGTCATCAACCCAAAAACCAGCGATGTCTTTGAGTTG ATGAAGGACCTGAGGCACGAGAACGTCAACCCGTTCCTGGGGTTCTTTCACGACTGTGACATCTTCGGCATCGTCACCGAATTCTGCTCGCGGGGCAGCATGGAGGACTTGCTGCAAAACCAGGACGTCAAACTGGACTGGATGTTCAagtcctctctgctgctggacCTCATTAAG GGCATGAAGTACCTCCATCACAGAAACATATGCCATGGACGGCTGAAGTCACGGAACTGTGTGGTGGACGGCCGCTTCGTACTCAAAGTCACCGACTACGGCTACAACGAGGTGCTGGACGCCCAGAAATTCCCCTATGTGGAGCCGCCTGCAGAGG agctGCTGTGGACGGCTCCTGAGATCCTGCGGGGCTCGTACCCGGGGCTGTACGGCACCCTGCCGGGGGATGTGTACAGCTTCGCCATCATCGTGCAGGAGGTGGTGATGCGGGGGCCTCCGTTCTGCATGCTGGAGCTGTCGGCTCAGG AGCTCATTCAGAAGATTAAGaagccccctcctctctgccgtCCCATGGTGACCGCTGACCATGCCCCTGTGGAGTGCATCCAGCTCATGAAGCTGAGCTGGAACGAGCACCCGGAGAAACGGCCCACCTTTGAAGAGATCTACAACCAG ttcaaGAATGTGAACAAAGGCAAGAAGACCAACATCATCGACTCCATGCTGCGCATGCTGGAGCAGTACTCCAGTAACCTGGAAGACCTGATCCGAGAGAGGACCGAGGAGCTGGAAATCGAGAAGCAGAAGACTGAGAAGCTGCTCACCCAGATGCTGCCACC GTCTGTGGCTCAGGCCCTGAAGGTCGGTTGCACCGTGGAGCCGGAGCATTTCGACAATGTGACGCTCTACTTCAGCGACATCGTGGGCTTCACCACCATCTCAGCCAACAGCGAGCCCATTGAGGTGGTGGACCTCCTCAATGACCTCTACACGCTCTTTGATGCCATCATTGGGAACCATGACGTCTACAAG GTGGAGACCATTGGTGACGCATACATGGTGGCTTCAGGACTGCCGGTCCCCAACGGGAACCGCCATGCCGCCGAGATCGCCAACATGGCGCTGGACATCCTGAGCGCTGTTGGGACATTTAAGATGAGGCACATGCCCGATGTTCCGGTCCGCATCCGAATCGGCCTGCACTCAG GTCCCTGTGTGGCGGGGGTGGTGGGTCTGACCATGCCTAGATACTGCCTGTTTGGGGACACAGTGAACACTGCCTCCCGGATGGAGGCCACAGGAATGC CGTACCGCATCCACGTCAGCCACAGCACCGTCAAGATCCTTAGGGACCTGAACATGGGCTATAAGGTCCAGCTGAGAGGGAAGACGGAAATGAAG GGGAAGACCATGGAGGAGACATACTGGCTGATCGGCAAGACCGGCTTCACCAAACCACTTCCTGCTCCGCCGGACCAAAAGTCAGA GCAAATGGCTCATGGTCTGCAGCTGGAGGAAATGGCCCAATACAAgaagcaggaa ATGACAAAAGACTtcaagctgctgctgcagaaggcAGTGAGGAAGATCTCGACTGTGCGGCAGGTAGCACAGCTGACCGTGGTGGATGAAGGCAATGTGATGATGCACCACCACTGA